Proteins encoded together in one Janthinobacterium tructae window:
- a CDS encoding ShlB/FhaC/HecB family hemolysin secretion/activation protein translates to MNTLSKQPFLMKPLLAALLLASLEAQAVGQQVPPNAGSILQQLQPPIPKAAQATAPILEVQPKIDVGMPPSQPFHVSKLRITGNTAFATATLHALIADQEGKNLTLAQLEELAGRITAYYQAHGFPITRAIIPVQSITDGVVIIQVVEAHYDNVRLNNQSEVSDDLLQSFLKPLATGKLIVDDELNHALLLLSDVPGVGVNAVLKPGATTGTSDIDIETRYIPATLANLSLDNYGNRYIGRTRLSGNVNIINPFHAGDTLSANMTTTGEGMNYLRAAYDTLLNGQGTRIGTAYSALRYKLGSTARALDANGTAAVGSLWIRHPLIRTRQYNLYAQLQYEAKTLHDRVDVTGIRTDRQLSNWIASINADYRDSLLAGGMSTGSLSWTSGRTSFDDAAAASDAATARSSGTFSKWNVNLARLQGLTPRDSLYLSFSGQWADRNLDSAEKMAIGGPYTVRAYDIGALSGDTGYAASVEIRHELGRLLSGSWQAQVFIDNAYVKVNRQPWAVTVNSATLSGAGVGLSWVGPDLWRASAAVATRVGAVPALLFRQSSAHAWLLVSKAF, encoded by the coding sequence ATGAATACCCTATCCAAACAGCCTTTCCTGATGAAACCCTTGCTCGCCGCGTTGTTGCTTGCGTCGCTGGAGGCCCAAGCCGTTGGTCAGCAAGTGCCTCCCAACGCCGGATCTATTCTGCAACAATTGCAACCACCAATTCCCAAGGCGGCGCAAGCGACAGCGCCGATCCTTGAGGTGCAGCCGAAAATCGATGTCGGCATGCCGCCTTCGCAGCCGTTCCACGTGAGCAAATTGCGTATCACAGGCAATACTGCGTTTGCTACAGCAACGCTGCATGCATTGATCGCCGATCAGGAAGGTAAAAATCTGACGCTGGCGCAACTCGAAGAGCTCGCCGGGCGCATTACCGCATACTATCAGGCTCACGGATTTCCAATTACACGGGCCATCATTCCGGTGCAGTCGATTACCGACGGCGTCGTTATTATCCAGGTTGTCGAGGCGCACTATGACAACGTCCGGCTCAACAATCAAAGCGAGGTGAGCGATGATTTACTCCAGTCCTTTCTGAAGCCGCTCGCTACAGGAAAATTAATTGTCGATGACGAACTCAACCATGCTTTGCTGTTGCTGTCGGATGTGCCAGGCGTGGGCGTGAATGCGGTGCTCAAGCCGGGAGCGACCACCGGTACGTCCGACATCGATATCGAGACGCGGTACATTCCGGCGACGCTGGCTAACTTGTCTCTGGATAACTACGGTAACCGCTATATCGGCCGCACGCGCCTGAGCGGCAATGTCAATATTATCAATCCATTCCATGCCGGTGACACACTGAGCGCCAACATGACCACCACCGGAGAAGGCATGAATTATCTCCGGGCGGCATATGACACGTTGCTCAACGGTCAGGGGACCCGGATTGGCACCGCATATTCTGCTCTGCGTTACAAGCTCGGCAGCACTGCCCGCGCCCTTGATGCGAATGGCACTGCGGCAGTCGGCAGCCTGTGGATAAGACATCCATTGATTCGTACCAGGCAATATAACCTCTATGCCCAACTGCAATATGAAGCCAAGACGCTGCATGATCGCGTCGATGTCACCGGCATCCGTACTGACCGGCAGCTCAGTAACTGGATAGCCAGTATCAACGCTGATTATCGCGACAGCCTGCTGGCAGGCGGCATGAGCACAGGATCGCTGAGTTGGACTAGCGGACGTACCAGTTTTGACGATGCCGCCGCCGCATCGGATGCCGCGACCGCGCGTTCGAGCGGTACATTCTCGAAGTGGAATGTCAATCTCGCCCGCTTGCAGGGACTGACGCCGCGCGACTCGCTGTATCTCAGTTTTTCCGGGCAATGGGCAGACCGCAATCTGGATTCCGCCGAGAAGATGGCCATTGGCGGCCCCTATACTGTCCGTGCTTATGACATCGGTGCGCTTTCAGGCGACACCGGTTATGCCGCCAGTGTGGAAATACGCCATGAGTTGGGACGGCTGTTGTCAGGATCATGGCAGGCGCAGGTGTTTATCGACAATGCTTATGTCAAGGTCAACCGCCAGCCTTGGGCCGTGACTGTGAACAGTGCAACCTTGTCCGGCGCCGGCGTCGGCCTGAGCTGGGTCGGCCCCGACCTGTGGCGCGCGAGTGCCGCCGTGGCAACCCGCGTGGGCGCGGTGCCTGCGCTGTTGTTCCGGCAGTCGTCGGCGCATGCCTGGCTGCTCGTAAGCAAGGCATTCTGA
- a CDS encoding alpha/beta fold hydrolase, protein MTPPTWILLRGLMREQRHWGGFPARLAQSIPGAAIVTPDLPGNGERHAMDSPTRVAEMVEFCRQDLSERGIAPPYRLLALSLGGMVAVEWAQRYPQEVALCVLINTSMRPHSPFYRRLRWQNYGALLRQLLLGDKSSQEALILRLTSRRNAHGNPALLADWLSFQQEYPVSRRNALRQLLSAARYRAPARRPAMPVLILAGARDRLVDHRCSQQLAQAWDAACMLHPDAGHDLPLDDGDWVADTLVQWLGRMAPQPGNIPPAANHN, encoded by the coding sequence ATGACGCCGCCCACCTGGATTTTATTGCGCGGCCTGATGCGCGAACAGCGCCACTGGGGCGGTTTTCCTGCCCGGCTGGCGCAATCGATTCCCGGCGCGGCCATCGTCACGCCCGACTTGCCCGGCAATGGCGAGCGGCACGCGATGGACAGCCCCACGCGGGTGGCCGAGATGGTGGAATTTTGCCGCCAGGATTTGTCCGAACGGGGCATCGCGCCGCCCTACCGCCTGCTGGCCCTGTCGCTGGGCGGCATGGTAGCGGTCGAATGGGCGCAGCGCTATCCGCAGGAAGTCGCGTTATGCGTGCTGATCAACACCAGCATGCGCCCGCACAGCCCGTTTTACCGTCGCCTGCGCTGGCAAAACTACGGCGCGCTGCTGCGCCAGCTGCTGCTGGGCGACAAAAGTAGCCAGGAAGCGCTGATATTGCGCCTGACCAGCCGCAGGAATGCCCATGGCAATCCCGCGCTGCTGGCCGATTGGCTCAGTTTTCAGCAGGAATACCCGGTCAGCCGCCGCAACGCGCTGCGCCAGCTCCTGTCGGCCGCCCGCTACCGCGCCCCGGCCCGCCGCCCCGCCATGCCCGTGCTGATCCTGGCCGGCGCGCGCGACCGCCTGGTCGACCACCGCTGCTCGCAGCAACTGGCGCAGGCATGGGACGCCGCCTGCATGCTCCACCCCGACGCCGGCCACGACTTGCCGCTCGACGATGGCGATTGGGTGGCGGACACGCTGGTGCAATGGCTGGGGCGGATGGCCCCACAGCCAGGGAACATCCCGCCCGCCGCCAACCACAACTGA
- a CDS encoding YDG domain-containing protein, whose product MNRIYRLVWSHVHQTWVAVHERARGKGKSANRRLIASVLLAASHSAMAGPTGGQVTAGNGTINQNGATTTVTQASQNLSLNWQSFNTSSGETVNFVQPSASAIAVNRIGGNSATQFYGALNANGQVYLINPNGVLFGAGSQINVGGLVASTLDTGDAGLGGATRRFTGSGSGSIINQGAINTGNGGYVAFIGNQVSNSGTINARAGTVALGAGSDVTLSFSGDSLVQLQVNQGTLNNLAENGGLINADGGAVWLSAGARDTVLASVVNNTGIIQARSVEQVGGTIVLGAGSAGTATNSGTLDAVGVTAGAIGGTVKVLGGAVTLAAGSLTDVSGDAGGGTALIGGNFLGAGAEQNAHTTTVAAGASIKADAMTAGNGGSVAVWSDGATQFNGSITARGGSTAGNGGQVETSGKSLNINASAAVNTGSPHGVPGDWLLDPDDITIGNNSVFNNGLNAVSYPINVDTRVLSAALNNGNVTIKTTGSSASCTGTPPCTGVSGNGDIIVLDLIGSTADYNNGNLGVLWESGDKTLTLSAYRDIYFKTTSNVRYGNAGNPSIDTFEGGIFSYGSGNVVLRADNTATGTGTVRFEGQHLNTLYLNDIRSTISIYYNPSSYNTPTAYGDYMASDPSQLTAYMAIKVGGTAASKIYDGSTTTSVSGLTPAVALPGDLALSTASAQATFANKNVGANKTVNITGIFATGTGAATTITSDGATVISYNGNNYFISGLDSKTATITAKTINLTGLTANSKTYDGTTSATLSGSASVAAGIVNGDSVTLGAGSATFADANADVGKAVTVTGYALTGVDAGNYVITLPTGLTANINKADLTLAGTKTYDGTTSVAGSTLTATGVAGQTFSVTGAGNASNLSSKNVQSGAALASITGLSLGSSNGGLASNYNAIGVAGSSYTVTAKGITLTGISALDKIYDATTTAALNTASVGYSGLINGDSVSLAGSGTGSFVTKNVGVNKAVTVSGYTLSGLDAGNYVVTQPTGLTASISKASLIVSGIAAANKTYDATTGAALSGTAAVTALGSDSVSVIGAGAGSFADANAGSNKAVSVTGYTLTGVDAGNYNLVQPAGVSATIHKADVIVSGSKTYDGTTSVAGSTLTATGVAGQQFSVTGAGDASNLSSKNVQSGAALASATGLSLGSSSNGGQASNYNAIGVAGSSYTVTAKGITLTGISALDKTYDATTTATLNTTNVAYSGLVGGDSVSLAGSGTGNFLTKNVGVNKPVTVSGYTLSGLDAGNYVVTQPTGLTASISKASLVVSGIAAANKTYDATTGAALSGTAAVTALGSDIVSVAGTGAGSFADANADSNKAVSVTGYTLTGVDAGNYDVVQPNAVTATIHKADVIVSGSKTYDGATSVAGSTLTATGVAGQIFSVTGAGDASNLSSKNVQSGAALASATGLSLGSSSNGGLASNYNAIGVAGSSYTVTAKGITLVGISALDKTYDATTTATLNTNNVAYSGLVGGDSVSLAGSGTSSFADKNAGANKAVTVSGYTLSGADAGNYVVTQPSGLTASISKASLIVSGIAAANKTYDATTGATLSGTAAVSALGSDSVSVIGAGAGSFADANAGSNKAVSVTGYTLTGVDAGNYDVVQPNAVSATIHKADVIVSGSKTYDGTTSVAGSTLTATGVAGQQFSVTGAGDASNLSSKNVQSGAALASATGLSLGSSSNGGQASNYNAIGVAGSSYTVTAKGITLTGISALDKTYDATTTATLNTTNVAYSGLVGGDSVSLAGSGTGSFADKNAGANKAVTVSGYTLAGLDAGNYVVTQPSGLTATINKAILAVSGIAAVDKTYDATTGAALSGTAAVAALGSDSVSVTGSGVGSFADKNAGANKAVTVSGYTLAGLDAGNYVVEQPGGLTATINKASLAVSGIAAVDKTYDATTGAALSGTAAVAALGSDSVSVTGTGVGSFADKNAGANKAVSVSGYTLAGLDAGNYVVEQPGGLTATINKASLAVSGIAAVDKTYDATTGAALSGTAAVAALGSDSVSVTGAGVGSFADKNAGANKAVTVSGYTLAGLDAGNYVVEQPGGLTATINKASLAVSGIAAVDKTYDATTGAALSGTAAVAALGSDSVSVTGTGVGSFADKNAGVNKAVTVSGYTLAGLDAGNYVVEQPGGLTATINKASLAVSGIAAVDKTYDATTGAALSGTAAVAALGSDSVSVTGTGVGSFADKNAGANKAVSVSGYTLAGLDAGNYVVEQPGGLTASINKASLAVSGIAAVDKTYDATTGATLSGTAAVAALGSDSVSVTGAGVGSFADKNAGANKAVTVSGYTLSGLDAGNYVVTQPGGLTASINKASLAVSGIAAVDKTYDATTGAALSGTAAVAALGSDSVSVTGAGVGSFADKNAGVNKAVTVSGYTLAGLDAGNYVVEQPGGLTASISKAILAVSGIAAVDKTYDATTGATLSGTAAVAALGSDSVSVTGAGVGSFADKNAGANKAVTVSGYTLSGLDAGNYVVTQPGGLTASINKASLAVSGIAAVDKTYDATTGAALSGTAAVAALGSDSVSVTGAGVGSFADKNAGANKAVTVSGYTLAGLDAGNYVVEQPGGLTATINKASLAVSGIAAVDKTYDATTGAALSGTAAVAALGSDSVSVTGTGVGSFADKNAGANKAVTVSGYTLAGLDAGNYVVEQPGGLTASINKASLAVSGIAAVDKTYDATTGAALSGTAAVAALGSDSVSVTGAGVGSFADKNAGANKAVTVSGYTLAGLDAGNYVVEQPGGLTASIARAALTVSGITAADKAFDGSTAATVSTANATLAGKFGSDDITLASTGQFSDAAAGVGKTVNLSSTYGGADIGNYIVTGQAQAIASITGGPVVVPGTPTPQVQSAVTQMQSSLLPPQALAQSQVLSLSTTLVVQQLTDSGSSNSDSNERSKETMSLPLINTATGFGTPAPLLKIQNGGMQLPLVATSSKE is encoded by the coding sequence GCCGGCGCCAGGGATACCGTGCTGGCCAGCGTTGTCAACAACACGGGTATTATTCAGGCGCGCAGTGTCGAGCAAGTCGGCGGCACTATTGTGCTCGGGGCGGGCAGCGCGGGCACGGCCACCAACAGCGGCACGCTCGACGCTGTCGGCGTCACCGCCGGCGCCATTGGCGGCACCGTGAAAGTGCTCGGTGGCGCCGTCACACTGGCGGCAGGCAGTCTGACCGATGTTTCAGGCGACGCCGGCGGCGGCACCGCACTCATTGGAGGAAATTTCCTCGGCGCCGGCGCCGAGCAAAACGCGCACACCACGACAGTCGCAGCGGGCGCCTCGATCAAGGCCGATGCCATGACCGCTGGTAACGGCGGAAGTGTTGCGGTCTGGTCGGATGGCGCCACGCAGTTCAATGGCAGCATCACGGCACGCGGGGGCAGCACTGCCGGCAACGGCGGCCAGGTGGAAACTTCCGGCAAGAGCTTGAACATCAACGCCAGCGCCGCCGTCAATACAGGATCGCCCCATGGCGTGCCAGGCGACTGGCTGCTGGACCCCGATGATATTACGATAGGCAATAACAGTGTCTTTAATAACGGGTTGAATGCCGTTTCCTACCCGATCAATGTCGACACGCGCGTTTTGTCGGCTGCGCTCAATAATGGCAACGTGACCATCAAGACCACCGGATCTTCGGCCAGTTGCACGGGCACGCCGCCGTGTACGGGGGTGTCCGGCAATGGCGATATCATCGTGCTCGATTTGATTGGCAGCACGGCTGACTATAACAACGGCAATCTAGGCGTTCTTTGGGAAAGCGGTGACAAAACGCTCACGCTGAGTGCCTACCGTGACATTTATTTCAAAACAACAAGTAATGTGAGATATGGCAACGCGGGCAACCCCAGCATCGATACGTTTGAAGGGGGCATCTTCTCTTACGGCTCCGGCAACGTCGTGCTGAGGGCAGACAATACCGCCACAGGGACAGGCACGGTCAGGTTTGAAGGTCAACACCTGAACACCCTTTATTTGAATGATATTAGAAGCACCATCTCCATCTATTACAACCCGAGCAGCTATAACACGCCGACGGCCTATGGCGATTATATGGCCAGTGATCCCAGTCAGCTGACGGCCTATATGGCCATCAAGGTGGGCGGCACGGCTGCCTCAAAGATTTACGATGGCTCCACTACGACGTCCGTGTCAGGGCTGACTCCCGCAGTGGCCCTGCCGGGCGATTTGGCGCTCAGTACCGCCAGTGCGCAGGCCACCTTTGCCAACAAGAATGTCGGCGCCAACAAAACCGTCAACATCACCGGCATTTTCGCTACGGGCACCGGTGCCGCCACCACCATCACCAGCGATGGCGCCACCGTCATCAGCTACAACGGCAACAACTACTTCATCAGCGGTCTCGACAGCAAGACCGCCACGATCACGGCCAAAACCATCAACCTCACCGGCCTGACGGCCAACAGCAAAACCTATGATGGCACCACTTCGGCCACACTGTCCGGCAGCGCAAGTGTCGCCGCCGGTATCGTCAACGGCGACAGCGTCACGCTTGGTGCCGGTAGCGCCACCTTTGCCGACGCCAATGCCGACGTTGGCAAGGCAGTTACCGTCACCGGCTATGCGCTGACCGGTGTCGATGCCGGCAACTACGTGATCACCCTGCCGACCGGCCTGACCGCCAACATCAACAAGGCTGATCTGACCTTGGCGGGCACCAAGACCTACGATGGCACGACGTCGGTGGCGGGCAGCACCTTGACGGCGACCGGCGTGGCCGGCCAGACCTTCAGCGTCACCGGCGCCGGTAACGCCTCGAATTTGAGCAGCAAGAATGTGCAAAGCGGTGCGGCGCTCGCCAGCATCACGGGCCTGAGCCTGGGCAGCAGCAACGGCGGCCTGGCCAGCAACTACAATGCGATTGGCGTGGCCGGCAGCAGCTATACGGTCACTGCCAAAGGCATCACGCTGACCGGCATCAGCGCGCTCGATAAAATTTACGACGCCACCACCACGGCCGCGCTCAACACCGCCAGCGTTGGCTACTCGGGCCTGATTAACGGCGACTCGGTCTCGCTGGCAGGCAGCGGCACCGGCAGTTTTGTGACGAAGAATGTGGGTGTCAACAAGGCGGTGACCGTGAGCGGCTATACGCTGTCGGGGCTAGATGCCGGCAATTACGTGGTCACCCAGCCGACCGGCCTGACGGCCAGCATCAGCAAAGCCAGCCTGATCGTGTCGGGCATTGCCGCCGCCAATAAAACTTATGACGCCACCACCGGCGCGGCCCTGAGCGGCACGGCCGCCGTGACCGCGCTGGGCAGCGACAGCGTCTCGGTGATTGGCGCCGGCGCCGGCAGCTTTGCCGACGCCAATGCCGGCAGCAACAAGGCGGTCAGCGTGACCGGCTATACGCTCACTGGCGTTGATGCCGGCAACTACAACCTGGTGCAGCCGGCCGGCGTGAGCGCTACTATCCACAAGGCCGATGTCATCGTGTCCGGCAGCAAAACCTACGATGGCACGACGTCGGTGGCGGGCAGCACGCTGACGGCAACCGGCGTGGCCGGGCAGCAGTTCAGCGTCACGGGCGCCGGCGACGCCTCGAACTTGAGCAGCAAGAACGTGCAAAGCGGTGCGGCGCTTGCCAGCGCCACGGGCCTGAGCCTGGGCAGCAGCAGCAACGGCGGCCAGGCCAGCAACTACAACGCGATTGGCGTGGCCGGCAGCAGCTATACGGTCACTGCCAAAGGCATTACGCTGACCGGCATCAGCGCGCTCGACAAGACCTATGACGCCACAACCACGGCCACGCTCAACACCACCAACGTGGCGTACTCGGGCCTGGTTGGCGGCGACTCGGTCTCGCTGGCAGGCAGCGGCACGGGCAATTTTTTGACGAAGAATGTGGGTGTCAACAAGCCCGTGACGGTGAGCGGCTATACGCTGTCAGGGCTAGATGCCGGCAATTACGTGGTCACCCAGCCGACCGGCCTGACGGCCAGCATCAGCAAAGCCAGCCTGGTGGTGTCGGGCATTGCGGCCGCCAATAAAACTTATGACGCCACCACCGGCGCGGCCCTGAGCGGCACGGCCGCCGTGACCGCGCTGGGCAGCGACATTGTGTCGGTGGCGGGCACCGGTGCCGGCAGCTTTGCCGACGCCAATGCCGACAGCAACAAGGCGGTCAGCGTGACCGGCTATACGCTCACTGGCGTTGATGCCGGCAATTACGACGTGGTGCAGCCGAACGCGGTGACCGCTACCATCCACAAGGCGGATGTCATCGTGTCCGGCAGTAAAACCTACGACGGCGCCACGTCGGTGGCGGGCAGCACCTTGACGGCGACCGGCGTGGCCGGGCAGATCTTCAGCGTCACGGGCGCCGGCGACGCCTCGAACTTGAGCAGCAAGAACGTGCAAAGCGGCGCGGCGCTTGCCAGCGCCACTGGCCTGAGCCTGGGCAGCAGCAGCAACGGCGGCCTGGCCAGCAATTACAATGCGATTGGCGTGGCCGGCAGCAGCTATACGGTCACTGCCAAAGGCATCACGCTGGTCGGCATCAGCGCGCTCGACAAGACCTATGACGCCACCACCACGGCCACGCTCAACACCAACAACGTGGCGTACTCGGGCCTGGTTGGCGGCGACTCGGTCTCGCTGGCAGGCAGCGGCACGAGCAGCTTTGCGGACAAGAACGCCGGCGCCAACAAGGCGGTGACGGTGAGCGGCTATACGCTGTCCGGCGCAGACGCCGGCAATTACGTGGTGACGCAACCATCCGGCCTGACGGCCAGCATCAGCAAGGCCAGCCTGATCGTGTCGGGCATTGCGGCCGCCAATAAAACTTATGACGCCACCACGGGCGCGACATTGAGCGGCACGGCCGCCGTGAGCGCACTGGGCAGCGACAGCGTCTCGGTGATTGGCGCCGGCGCCGGCAGCTTTGCCGACGCCAATGCCGGCAGCAACAAGGCGGTCAGCGTGACCGGCTATACGCTCACTGGCGTTGATGCCGGCAATTACGACGTGGTGCAGCCGAACGCGGTGAGCGCTACTATCCACAAGGCCGATGTCATCGTGTCCGGCAGCAAAACCTACGATGGCACGACGTCGGTGGCGGGCAGCACGCTGACGGCAACCGGCGTGGCCGGGCAGCAGTTCAGCGTCACGGGCGCCGGCGACGCCTCGAACTTGAGCAGCAAGAACGTGCAAAGCGGTGCGGCGCTTGCCAGCGCCACGGGCCTGAGCCTGGGCAGCAGCAGCAACGGCGGCCAGGCCAGCAACTACAACGCGATTGGCGTGGCCGGCAGCAGCTATACGGTCACTGCCAAAGGCATCACGCTGACCGGCATCAGCGCGCTCGACAAGACCTATGACGCCACAACCACGGCCACGCTCAACACCACCAACGTGGCGTACTCGGGCCTGGTTGGCGGCGACTCGGTCTCGCTGGCAGGCAGCGGCACGGGCAGCTTTGCGGACAAGAATGCCGGCGCCAACAAGGCCGTGACCGTGAGCGGCTACACCCTGGCCGGGCTGGATGCCGGCAACTACGTGGTGACGCAACCGAGCGGCCTGACGGCGACCATCAACAAGGCCATCCTGGCCGTATCGGGCATCGCCGCCGTCGATAAAACCTATGACGCCACCACCGGCGCGGCCCTGAGCGGCACGGCCGCCGTGGCTGCCCTGGGCAGCGACAGCGTGTCGGTAACGGGCTCGGGCGTGGGCAGCTTTGCGGACAAGAACGCCGGCGCCAACAAGGCGGTGACCGTGAGCGGCTACACCCTGGCCGGGCTGGACGCCGGCAATTACGTGGTCGAGCAACCGGGCGGCCTGACGGCGACCATCAACAAGGCCAGCCTGGCCGTATCGGGTATCGCCGCCGTCGATAAAACCTATGACGCCACCACCGGCGCGGCCCTGAGCGGTACGGCTGCCGTGGCGGCACTGGGCAGCGACAGCGTGTCGGTAACGGGCACGGGCGTCGGCAGCTTTGCGGACAAGAACGCCGGTGCCAACAAGGCGGTCAGCGTGAGCGGCTACACCCTGGCCGGGCTGGATGCCGGCAATTACGTGGTCGAGCAACCGGGCGGCCTGACGGCGACCATCAACAAGGCCAGCCTGGCCGTATCGGGCATCGCCGCCGTCGATAAAACCTATGACGCCACCACCGGCGCGGCCCTGAGCGGCACGGCTGCCGTGGCGGCATTGGGCAGCGACAGCGTGTCGGTCACGGGCGCGGGCGTGGGCAGCTTTGCGGACAAGAACGCCGGTGCCAACAAGGCGGTGACCGTGAGCGGCTACACCCTGGCCGGGCTGGACGCCGGCAATTACGTGGTCGAGCAACCGGGCGGCCTGACGGCGACCATCAACAAGGCCAGCCTGGCCGTATCGGGCATCGCCGCCGTCGATAAAACCTATGACGCCACCACCGGCGCGGCCCTGAGCGGCACGGCCGCCGTGGCTGCCCTGGGCAGCGACAGCGTGTCGGTCACGGGCACGGGCGTGGGCAGCTTTGCGGACAAGAACGCCGGCGTGAACAAGGCGGTGACCGTGAGCGGCTACACCCTGGCCGGGCTGGACGCCGGCAATTACGTGGTCGAGCAACCGGGCGGCCTGACGGCGACCATCAACAAGGCCAGCCTGGCCGTATCGGGCATCGCCGCCGTCGATAAAACCTATGATGCCACCACCGGCGCGGCCCTGAGCGGCACGGCCGCCGTGGCTGCCCTGGGCAGCGACAGCGTGTCGGTAACGGGCACGGGCGTCGGCAGCTTTGCGGACAAGAACGCCGGTGCCAACAAGGCGGTCAGCGTGAGTGGCTACACCCTGGCCGGGCTGGACGCCGGCAATTACGTGGTCGAGCAACCGGGCGGCCTGACGGCAAGCATCAACAAGGCCAGCCTGGCCGTATCGGGCATCGCCGCCGTCGATAAAACCTATGACGCCACCACCGGCGCGACCCTGAGCGGCACGGCTGCCGTGGCGGCACTGGGCAGCGACAGCGTGTCGGTCACGGGCGCGGGCGTGGGCAGTTTTGCGGACAAGAACGCCGGCGCCAACAAGGCGGTGACGGTGAGCGGCTATACGCTGTCGGGGCTGGATGCCGGCAATTACGTGGTGACGCAACCGGGCGGCCTGACGGCGAGCATCAACAAGGCCAGCCTGGCCGTATCGGGCATCGCCGCCGTCGATAAAACCTATGACGCCACCACCGGCGCGGCCCTGAGCGGCACGGCCGCCGTGGCTGCCCTGGGCAGCGACAGCGTGTCGGTCACGGGAGCGGGCGTCGGCAGCTTTGCGGACAAGAACGCCGGCGTGAACAAGGCGGTGACCGTGAGCGGCTACACCCTGGCCGGGCTGGATGCCGGCAACTACGTGGTCGAGCAACCGGGCGGCCTGACGGCCAGCATCAGCAAGGCAATCCTGGCCGTATCGGGCATCGCCGCCGTCGATAAAACCTATGACGCCACCACCGGCGCGACCCTGAGCGGCACGGCTGCCGTGGCGGCACTGGGCAGCGACAGCGTGTCGGTCACGGGCGCGGGCGTGGGCAGTTTTGCGGACAAGAACGCCGGCGCCAACAAGGCGGTGACGGTGAGCGGCTATACGCTGTCGGGGCTGGATGCCGGCAATTACGTGGTGACGCAACCGGGCGGCCTGACGGCGAGCATCAACAAGGCCAGCCTGGCCGTATCGGGCATCGCCGCCGTCGATAAAACCTATGACGCCACCACCGGCGCGGCCCTGAGCGGCACGGCTGCCGTGGCGGCATTGGGCAGCGACAGCGTGTCGGTCACGGGCGCGGGCGTGGGCAGCTTTGCGGACAAGAACGCCGGTGCCAACAAGGCGGTGACCGTGAGCGGCTACACCCTGGCCGGGCTGGACGCCGGCAATTACGTGGTCGAGCAACCGGGCGGCCTGACGGCGACCATCAACAAGGCCAGCCTGGCCGTATCGGGCATCGCCGCCGTCGATAAAACCTATGACGCCACCACCGGCGCGGCCCTGAGCGGCACGGCCGCCGTGGCTGCCCTGGGCAGCGACAGCGTGTCGGTCACGGGCACGGGCGTGGGCAGCTTTGCGGACAAGAACGCCGGCGCCAACAAGGCGGTGACCGTGAGCGGCTACACCCTGGCCGGGCTGGATGCCGGCAACTACGTGGTCGAGCAACCGGGCGGCCTGACGGCGAGCATCAACAAGGCCAGCCTGGCCGTATCGGGCATCGCCGCCGTCGATAAAACCTATGATGCCACCACCGGCGCGGCCCTGAGCGGCACGGCCGCCGTGGCGGCACTGGGCAGCGACAGCGTGTCGGTCACGGGCGCGGGCGTGGGCAGCTTTGCGGACAAGAACGCCGGCGCCAACAAGGCGGTGACCGTGAGCGGCTACACCCTGGCCGGGCTGGACGCCGGCAACTACGTGGTCGAGCAACCGGGCGGCCTGACGGCGAGCATTGCCCGTGCAGCGCTGACGGTCAGTGGCATCACTGCAGCCGATAAAGCTTTCGACGGTAGCACTGCCGCCACGGTCAGCACCGCCAATGCGACGCTGGCAGGCAAGTTTGGCTCGGATGACATCACACTCGCGTCGACCGGCCAGTTTTCCGACGCCGCCGCTGGTGTTGGCAAGACGGTCAATCTGAGCAGCACTTATGGCGGTGCCGATATCGGCAATTACATCGTTACTGGACAAGCACAGGCAATCGCCAGTATCACGGGAGGGCCTGTCGTTGTGCCCGGCACGCCGACGCCGCAAGTTCAAAGCGCGGTGACGCAAATGCAGTCCTCCTTGCTACCACCGCAAGCCTTGGCGCAGTCGCAAGTATTGAGCCTGTCCACGACGCTGGTGGTGCAGCAGCTGACTGACTCCGGCAGCAGCAACAGCGACAGTAATGAGCGCTCGAAAGAAACGATGAGCCTGCCGTTAATCAATACTGCAACAGGATTTGGCACGCCCGCGCCGCTACTGAAAATTCAAAATGGCGGCATGCAATTGCCGCTCGTCGCTACCAGCAGCAAAGAGTGA